In Nakamurella flava, a single genomic region encodes these proteins:
- a CDS encoding NADP-dependent oxidoreductase has product MPRAVVFESYGGPEVLNVVDVPRPEPEPGQIRVRVTAAGLNPYDSKVRSGAMSGGKPITRPRRVGTDFAGVIDGFGGHSDLFTGGERVVGQATGAAADFVLATAEKLVVLPDHVDDVTGAAIGVVGTTAVRTLGLVDLQPGQVLLLHAAAGGVGSFVTQLAVERGATVIGTASAANQDYLRSLGAVPVVYGDGWVERVRAVLDRPDGPDQVDAVIDAAGRGVVEGSLTLVRDGGPIVTIADFAASGPNVHVSTGGEPGFEHALVDAVAAVSRGAVTVRVAATYPLEQVREAFTDVDGGSSTGKVVLTLG; this is encoded by the coding sequence ATGCCCCGAGCCGTCGTGTTCGAGTCGTACGGAGGGCCGGAGGTCCTGAACGTCGTCGACGTCCCGCGGCCGGAACCCGAACCCGGGCAAATCCGGGTGCGGGTGACCGCCGCCGGCCTGAACCCGTACGACAGCAAGGTGCGCAGCGGCGCGATGTCCGGCGGGAAGCCGATCACGCGGCCCCGACGGGTCGGCACCGATTTCGCCGGTGTGATCGACGGCTTCGGCGGCCATTCCGACCTGTTCACCGGGGGCGAGCGGGTCGTCGGGCAGGCCACCGGGGCGGCCGCCGACTTCGTGCTCGCGACCGCCGAGAAACTGGTGGTGCTGCCCGATCACGTCGACGACGTCACGGGGGCGGCGATCGGGGTCGTCGGCACCACCGCGGTCCGTACCCTGGGCCTGGTCGACCTGCAGCCCGGGCAGGTGCTGCTGCTGCATGCGGCCGCCGGTGGCGTCGGCTCCTTCGTCACCCAGCTCGCCGTGGAACGCGGGGCCACCGTCATCGGCACGGCATCGGCCGCCAACCAGGACTATCTGCGGTCCCTCGGGGCCGTGCCCGTCGTCTACGGCGACGGGTGGGTCGAGCGGGTCCGCGCGGTCCTGGACCGCCCCGACGGCCCCGACCAGGTCGACGCGGTCATCGACGCCGCCGGCCGCGGGGTCGTCGAGGGCTCGCTCACGCTGGTGCGCGACGGCGGCCCGATCGTCACCATCGCCGACTTCGCGGCGAGCGGCCCGAACGTGCACGTCAGCACCGGCGGCGAACCCGGATTCGAGCACGCGCTGGTGGACGCGGTCGCCGCCGTCTCCCGCGGTGCGGTGACGGTCCGGGTGGCCGCGACGTACCCGCTGGAGCAGGTGCGCGAGGCGTTCACCGATGTCGACGGCGGATCCTCGACCGGCAAGGTCGTGCTGACCCTCGGTTGA
- a CDS encoding DNA polymerase beta superfamily protein, whose translation MTGRPARVIRGDRTLPPGYDHPHASEAARRLAERGQILRVQVGSGVHGTAIGGQDDRDEMGICLEPAEFVTGLARVPAGVRAEAPPDGSGDDGAALGQPGTVAFEQYQRHTVWDRPGGLANRSGAGDLDVVVYSLRKWCRLALAGNPTVLLVLFVPDEEVVVRDTVGCELVENGHRFVSRLAGDRFLGYLASQRASMVGAGARTNRPELVAAHGYDTKFAMHALRLGFQGVELLRTGRITLPVPEPALGELRAVRRGEVPVEQVVRRIDDVAAELESLNRSPRVPDQPDRAWVDGFLHRAHLAYWADPDGDRFGS comes from the coding sequence GTGACCGGCCGACCGGCCCGGGTCATCCGGGGTGACCGCACCCTGCCGCCCGGCTACGACCACCCGCACGCCTCCGAGGCGGCCCGCCGGCTGGCCGAACGCGGGCAGATCCTGCGGGTACAGGTCGGGTCCGGCGTGCACGGCACCGCGATCGGCGGCCAGGACGACCGCGACGAGATGGGGATCTGCCTGGAACCGGCCGAGTTCGTCACCGGTCTGGCCCGGGTGCCGGCCGGGGTCCGGGCCGAGGCGCCACCCGACGGGTCCGGGGACGACGGTGCCGCGCTGGGTCAGCCGGGGACCGTGGCGTTCGAGCAGTACCAACGGCACACCGTGTGGGACCGGCCGGGCGGGTTGGCCAACCGGTCCGGGGCCGGCGATCTCGACGTCGTCGTCTATTCGCTGCGCAAGTGGTGCCGGTTGGCCCTGGCCGGCAATCCGACCGTGCTGCTGGTGCTCTTCGTCCCCGACGAGGAGGTGGTCGTGCGGGACACCGTCGGCTGCGAGCTCGTCGAGAACGGGCACCGCTTCGTCTCCCGTCTGGCCGGCGACCGGTTCCTCGGGTACCTGGCCTCCCAGCGGGCGTCGATGGTCGGCGCCGGAGCCCGCACGAACCGGCCCGAGCTGGTCGCCGCGCACGGGTACGACACCAAGTTCGCCATGCACGCGCTCCGTCTGGGATTCCAGGGCGTCGAGCTGCTGAGGACCGGGCGCATCACGCTGCCGGTGCCGGAACCGGCGCTCGGCGAGTTGCGGGCAGTGCGGCGCGGCGAGGTGCCGGTGGAGCAGGTGGTGCGTCGCATCGACGACGTGGCCGCCGAATTGGAGTCGCTCAACCGATCGCCGCGGGTGCCCGACCAGCCCGACCGGGCCTGGGTCGACGGGTTCCTGCACCGTGCGCATCTGGCCTACTGGGCCGATCCGGACGGTGACCGATTTGGGAGCTGA
- a CDS encoding DLW-39 family protein, with amino-acid sequence MKKLALLLAAGGALAAVVVRRRQAAAAEAALWDQATSTPAPPRTTA; translated from the coding sequence GTGAAGAAGCTCGCTCTGCTGCTGGCCGCCGGTGGCGCCCTGGCCGCCGTGGTGGTCCGCCGCCGACAGGCCGCCGCCGCCGAAGCCGCGCTCTGGGACCAGGCCACCTCCACCCCGGCACCGCCCCGCACCACCGCCTGA
- a CDS encoding type IV toxin-antitoxin system AbiEi family antitoxin domain-containing protein — MAAVRPGSAEEAGMSRSGLYRAAHEGRLKRIARGIYLPADADAADWDWIEAATRRSDATICLASALAHHDLTDAIPAALDVAIPRGSRIPASDGAIAWHQFDQATFDIGRKEILIPGTGQTVGIYSPERSIADAFRLRGEVGYELAREAVKEWLRRGGKPTSLMEIASRLPRAKSPVLQALEALG, encoded by the coding sequence ATGGCGGCGGTCAGGCCGGGCTCGGCCGAGGAGGCCGGTATGTCGCGCAGCGGGCTGTACCGTGCAGCGCACGAGGGGCGGTTGAAGCGAATCGCTCGTGGGATCTACCTTCCGGCGGATGCGGACGCGGCGGACTGGGATTGGATCGAGGCCGCGACTCGTCGCTCGGATGCCACGATCTGTTTGGCGTCGGCGCTCGCTCATCATGACCTGACCGATGCGATCCCCGCGGCGTTGGACGTCGCGATCCCACGGGGGTCGCGCATACCGGCGAGCGATGGCGCTATCGCTTGGCATCAGTTCGATCAGGCCACGTTTGACATCGGCCGGAAGGAGATCCTGATCCCGGGCACGGGTCAGACGGTCGGTATCTACTCGCCCGAGCGGTCGATCGCGGACGCGTTCCGCCTGCGTGGAGAGGTCGGATACGAGCTCGCACGGGAGGCAGTGAAGGAGTGGCTGCGCCGCGGCGGGAAACCTACTTCGCTGATGGAGATCGCCTCTCGCCTCCCCCGGGCGAAGTCTCCCGTCCTCCAAGCGCTAGAGGCATTGGGATGA
- a CDS encoding DUF2306 domain-containing protein, with protein MLPAWTWLIALHAIAASLALVLGAFQFLRTAKGDPPHRAVGRIWVGLMLYVALGSWLFGGYDSPIDIFLRALAVWTTFSVIMAVVQARRGRIDRHRGFMVGTYLGLIGAFVGVLAVRTRRVPAWFIAEPLMMSLVALAIIAVGGFVIAAIMFGTRPRQPVTTDA; from the coding sequence ATGTTGCCCGCCTGGACGTGGCTCATCGCCCTGCACGCGATCGCGGCGAGCCTGGCCCTGGTGCTCGGCGCTTTCCAGTTCCTGCGCACCGCCAAGGGCGACCCACCGCACAGGGCCGTCGGCCGGATCTGGGTCGGCCTCATGCTCTACGTCGCCCTCGGGTCGTGGCTGTTCGGCGGCTACGACAGCCCCATCGACATCTTCCTGCGCGCGCTGGCCGTCTGGACCACGTTCAGCGTGATCATGGCCGTCGTCCAGGCCCGCCGCGGCCGCATCGACCGGCACCGAGGGTTCATGGTCGGCACCTACCTGGGTCTGATCGGCGCGTTCGTCGGCGTGCTGGCTGTGCGGACCCGCCGGGTCCCGGCCTGGTTCATCGCCGAGCCGTTGATGATGTCGCTCGTCGCGCTGGCGATCATCGCGGTCGGCGGGTTCGTCATCGCCGCGATCATGTTCGGCACCCGGCCCCGGCAACCCGTCACGACCGACGCCTGA
- a CDS encoding nucleoside deaminase — MSPAAVTEADLVHLRRCVELAGAALADGDDPFGSVLVLADGTVAAEDRNRTAAGDQTRHPEFELARWSAENLPPPERARATVYTSGEHCPMCSAAHAWVGLGPIVYAGSSAQLTAWRSEWGAPPSPVAPLPVGAVAPGVAVRGPAPELADDLRALHRQAFERIG; from the coding sequence GTGAGCCCGGCAGCTGTGACCGAGGCCGACCTGGTGCATCTGCGCCGGTGCGTGGAGCTGGCCGGTGCGGCGTTGGCCGACGGCGACGACCCGTTCGGGTCGGTGCTCGTGCTGGCCGACGGCACGGTGGCGGCCGAGGACCGGAACCGGACGGCCGCCGGTGACCAGACCCGGCACCCGGAGTTCGAGCTGGCCCGGTGGTCGGCCGAGAACCTCCCGCCGCCGGAGCGTGCTCGCGCCACGGTCTACACCTCCGGCGAGCACTGCCCGATGTGCTCGGCCGCGCACGCCTGGGTCGGTCTCGGTCCGATCGTCTACGCCGGTTCGTCGGCGCAGTTGACGGCGTGGCGGTCGGAGTGGGGCGCGCCGCCGTCGCCGGTGGCTCCGCTACCGGTGGGCGCGGTGGCCCCCGGGGTCGCTGTCCGCGGTCCGGCGCCCGAACTGGCCGACGACCTGCGGGCGTTGCATCGGCAGGCCTTCGAGCGGATCGGCTGA
- a CDS encoding NAD(P)/FAD-dependent oxidoreductase — protein sequence MTAPSRSDVVVVGAGLAGLATAKALTEAGIETTVVEAADAPGGRVRTDLVDGFRLDRGFQLLNPSYSEAQRVLDLEALDLRPFQAGVVVAMGGKRHTLGDPLRLPSSLPGDLTAPIASLKERLALVAWALPVGYGPSSRIKHATDRTLADELERRGLRTVTDRVLRPFLAGVLAERELSTSRRLGELFLRAFLRGTPSLPAAGMQAMPDQLAAALPAGTLHLNTRVTDVRPDRVDTAQGPISAKAVVVATDAATARTWLHLPARPTKALTTFWFRADEAPTDSAILHVDGDADGPLVNTGVVSNVAPTYASDGHLVAATVLGTDATLERAVRDQCARVYGSPTDRWELLRVDVIHAALPTFPPGTPLRSPNLVTSADGRIVVAGDHIDTPSIQGALVSGKRAARTVRSILADT from the coding sequence GTGACCGCCCCTTCCCGTTCCGATGTCGTCGTGGTCGGCGCTGGTCTCGCCGGCCTGGCCACCGCGAAGGCCCTGACCGAAGCGGGTATCGAGACCACCGTGGTCGAGGCGGCCGACGCGCCGGGCGGGCGGGTGCGGACCGATCTGGTGGACGGGTTCCGGTTGGACCGCGGGTTCCAGTTGCTCAACCCGTCGTACTCCGAGGCGCAACGGGTGCTGGACCTCGAGGCGCTCGACCTGCGGCCGTTCCAGGCTGGGGTGGTGGTGGCGATGGGCGGGAAGCGGCACACGCTGGGCGACCCGTTGCGGTTGCCGTCGTCGCTGCCCGGGGACCTGACCGCCCCCATCGCCTCGCTGAAGGAACGGCTCGCGCTCGTCGCCTGGGCGCTGCCGGTCGGGTACGGGCCGTCGTCTCGGATCAAACACGCCACCGACCGGACGCTGGCCGACGAGCTCGAACGGCGGGGGCTGCGCACCGTCACCGACCGGGTGCTGCGTCCGTTCCTGGCCGGGGTGCTGGCCGAACGGGAACTCTCCACGTCCCGCCGCCTGGGCGAACTGTTCCTGCGCGCGTTCCTGCGGGGCACCCCGTCGCTGCCCGCCGCCGGGATGCAGGCGATGCCCGACCAGCTGGCCGCCGCGCTACCCGCCGGCACCCTCCACCTGAACACCCGGGTCACCGACGTCCGCCCCGACCGGGTCGACACGGCTCAGGGCCCGATCAGCGCGAAGGCCGTCGTCGTCGCCACCGACGCGGCCACCGCCCGGACCTGGCTGCACCTGCCGGCGCGGCCGACGAAGGCACTCACCACGTTCTGGTTCCGGGCCGACGAGGCGCCGACCGACAGCGCGATCCTGCACGTCGACGGGGACGCGGACGGGCCGCTGGTCAACACCGGCGTCGTCAGCAACGTGGCCCCGACCTACGCCTCCGACGGGCATCTGGTGGCCGCGACCGTGCTCGGCACGGACGCCACCCTGGAACGGGCCGTCCGCGACCAGTGCGCCCGGGTCTACGGGTCTCCGACCGACCGCTGGGAGCTGCTGCGCGTCGACGTCATCCACGCCGCACTGCCGACGTTCCCGCCCGGCACCCCGCTGCGGTCACCCAACCTGGTCACCAGCGCCGACGGCCGGATCGTGGTCGCGGGGGACCACATCGACACCCCGTCGATCCAGGGTGCCCTCGTTTCGGGGAAGCGAGCCGCCCGGACGGTGCGGTCGATCCTCGCGGATACCTAG
- a CDS encoding DEAD/DEAH box helicase: protein MSGSWPPSRVRAIGSAAARRSTPRPGLRVIDAEFLRIVGAATYARGRSLAFSDAVHIQSSGPGELVAAVRGTRARPYRTRVSFALDAQDRVRSFSGECTCPVGLDCKHAVAVLISHLAREEDELHATDEPDTADGSTVDSWWADGEGWAAEEPSAWGELDPFEPDAPEGSDLTRDLLSSLTERRWGGRGPGRKPEADGPAVDPAPEWERSLRGLLALPRPVRSAGQPLALLVDITLGGGAARSRSGGAAGAAGTARIALRPAHRGAHGRWIRTGVTWTDLLPSGAALRYAPDHVAALHELAELAAPRQVSGWFDVADRGGRLWALLDAAALAGVEIVTAQGLRPVQISTEPATLWTDVVRADDTGDLTVTTGLSLAGEHLRPTRFRWFGDPVAGVLTWPEGGGPDGRLLLAPVAGVVPTALSALARAASMTIPAADADRFLEAFLPRLRRVAAVASPDGTVALPDPDRPRLRLTARHAAGAHLRPRVTVRWDWQDPRSGEWRNWDALTARPAERGVLQELVAALAGDGLVPAVLLSDDSADLPAPTTELTGLAAAEFVHRQWPVLRDDPRLITEETGAAPGHRPATGPVQIDLGGSPSDEPRDPTGADWFDLDLTVLVDDEPVPFESVFLALACGDDVAVTPGGTYFPLDAQQWGPLRQLIEESRGLYELPGQQVRFAGDGGTRWAELVASGLLSRQALRWQQQLGGLAAKDPAELTAFEDLDVDFRATLRGYQRTGVQWLRRREEAGVGGILADDMGLGKTVQTLAMIAAARRRDPAAGPFLVVAPTSVVGNWATEAAAFTPGLQVRVVAAGRRRRGRSLAATVDGADIVVTSYALFRLDKDEYRALPWSGLILDEAQFVKNRTSQAYDCALRLPARVKFAVTGTPLENNLGELWALLSITVPGLFADPDAFDEYYRQPAERGDTERLAQLRRRIARFLLRRTKEEAAPDLPPKQEQVLHLELTPGHRRLYDRQLQRERRKVLGLLAADEGGGAHRLEILRSLTRMRQLSLDPSLVDGVIPPDTRTPPRSAKLDRLVEHVTEIAAGGHRTLVFSQFTSFLDRAQAELEQAGIECCRLDGSTRDRPAVIERFRTGTAPVFLISLKAGGFGLNLVEADYCILLDPWWNPAAENQAVDRAHRIGQQRTVVVYRYVSADTVEEKVMALKAGKAALFDAVLGPAGGGVAGADLRADGDPHLSAADIRALLS from the coding sequence ATGTCCGGATCCTGGCCGCCCAGCCGTGTCCGGGCGATCGGTTCCGCCGCCGCCCGTCGGTCGACGCCCCGCCCCGGCCTGCGGGTCATCGACGCGGAGTTCCTGCGGATCGTCGGGGCGGCGACGTACGCCCGCGGTCGGTCCCTGGCCTTCAGCGACGCCGTGCACATCCAGTCGTCCGGCCCCGGGGAGCTGGTCGCCGCCGTCCGCGGGACCCGGGCGCGGCCCTACCGCACCCGGGTGTCGTTCGCGCTCGACGCCCAGGATCGGGTCCGGTCCTTCTCCGGCGAGTGCACGTGCCCGGTCGGGTTGGACTGCAAGCACGCGGTGGCCGTGCTGATCAGTCACCTGGCGCGGGAGGAGGACGAGCTTCACGCGACGGACGAGCCGGACACCGCCGACGGGTCCACGGTCGATTCCTGGTGGGCCGACGGCGAGGGGTGGGCGGCCGAGGAGCCCTCGGCGTGGGGTGAGCTCGATCCCTTCGAGCCGGACGCGCCGGAGGGATCCGATCTCACCCGCGACCTGCTGTCGTCGCTGACCGAACGCCGCTGGGGCGGTCGCGGCCCGGGCCGCAAACCGGAGGCGGACGGGCCGGCGGTCGATCCCGCGCCGGAGTGGGAGCGGTCGCTGCGGGGGCTGCTCGCCCTGCCTCGACCGGTCCGCTCGGCCGGCCAGCCTCTGGCCCTGCTGGTCGACATCACTCTCGGCGGCGGTGCCGCCCGGAGCCGGTCCGGTGGGGCGGCCGGCGCGGCCGGGACCGCCCGCATCGCCCTGCGGCCGGCTCACCGCGGCGCCCACGGACGGTGGATCCGCACCGGGGTGACCTGGACGGATCTGCTGCCGTCGGGCGCGGCGCTGCGGTACGCCCCGGACCACGTCGCGGCCCTGCACGAACTGGCCGAGCTGGCCGCGCCGCGTCAGGTCTCCGGGTGGTTCGACGTGGCCGACCGCGGCGGCCGGTTGTGGGCCCTGCTGGATGCCGCCGCCCTCGCCGGGGTCGAGATCGTCACCGCGCAGGGCCTGCGGCCGGTGCAGATCAGCACCGAACCGGCCACTCTGTGGACCGACGTCGTCCGCGCCGACGACACCGGGGACCTGACGGTGACGACGGGCCTGTCGCTGGCCGGCGAGCACCTGCGGCCCACCCGGTTCCGGTGGTTCGGCGACCCGGTCGCCGGTGTCCTGACCTGGCCGGAAGGGGGCGGTCCGGACGGCCGGCTGCTGCTCGCCCCGGTCGCCGGCGTCGTGCCCACGGCGCTGTCCGCCCTGGCCCGCGCCGCATCCATGACCATCCCGGCGGCCGACGCCGACCGGTTCCTGGAGGCTTTCCTGCCCCGGCTGCGTCGGGTCGCCGCCGTGGCCAGCCCGGACGGCACGGTCGCTCTGCCCGACCCCGACCGGCCCCGGCTCCGGCTGACGGCGCGGCACGCCGCGGGAGCGCACCTGCGGCCCCGGGTGACCGTCCGGTGGGACTGGCAGGATCCGCGGTCGGGCGAGTGGCGGAACTGGGACGCCCTGACCGCGCGCCCGGCGGAACGCGGCGTGCTGCAGGAACTGGTCGCCGCGTTGGCCGGCGACGGGCTCGTCCCGGCGGTGCTGCTGTCGGACGACTCGGCCGACCTGCCGGCGCCGACCACCGAACTCACCGGTCTGGCGGCCGCCGAGTTCGTCCACCGGCAGTGGCCGGTACTGCGTGACGACCCTCGGCTCATCACCGAGGAGACCGGCGCCGCACCGGGCCACCGTCCCGCGACCGGCCCGGTGCAGATCGACCTCGGCGGTTCACCGTCCGATGAGCCGCGGGACCCGACGGGCGCCGACTGGTTCGATCTCGATCTGACCGTCCTGGTCGACGACGAGCCTGTGCCGTTCGAGTCGGTGTTCCTCGCCCTGGCCTGCGGCGACGACGTGGCCGTCACTCCTGGCGGCACCTATTTCCCGCTCGACGCACAGCAGTGGGGTCCGCTGCGCCAGCTCATCGAGGAGTCCCGCGGCCTGTACGAGCTGCCGGGTCAGCAGGTCCGGTTCGCCGGCGACGGTGGCACCCGCTGGGCCGAACTGGTCGCGTCCGGTCTGCTCAGCCGGCAGGCGCTGCGCTGGCAGCAGCAACTCGGTGGGCTGGCCGCAAAGGACCCGGCCGAGCTGACCGCGTTCGAGGACCTCGACGTCGACTTCCGGGCCACCCTGCGCGGGTACCAGCGCACCGGGGTGCAGTGGCTGCGGCGCCGTGAGGAGGCCGGGGTCGGCGGGATCCTGGCCGACGACATGGGCCTGGGCAAGACGGTGCAGACCCTGGCCATGATCGCGGCCGCCCGACGCCGGGACCCGGCGGCCGGTCCGTTCCTCGTCGTCGCCCCGACCAGCGTCGTCGGGAACTGGGCGACCGAGGCCGCCGCCTTCACCCCCGGCCTGCAGGTGCGGGTCGTCGCGGCCGGTCGTCGGCGCCGCGGCCGTTCGCTGGCCGCGACGGTCGACGGGGCCGACATCGTCGTCACCTCGTACGCGCTGTTCCGGCTGGACAAGGACGAGTACCGGGCCCTGCCGTGGTCCGGTCTGATCCTCGACGAGGCGCAGTTCGTGAAGAACCGCACGTCACAGGCCTACGACTGCGCGCTGCGGCTGCCGGCCCGGGTGAAGTTCGCCGTCACCGGCACCCCGCTGGAAAACAACCTGGGCGAACTGTGGGCGCTGTTGTCGATCACCGTGCCCGGCCTGTTCGCCGACCCGGACGCCTTCGACGAGTACTACCGGCAGCCCGCCGAACGCGGGGACACCGAACGGCTGGCCCAGCTGCGCCGCCGGATCGCCCGGTTCCTGCTCCGCCGGACCAAGGAGGAGGCGGCCCCGGACCTGCCGCCCAAGCAGGAGCAGGTGCTGCACCTCGAGCTGACCCCCGGGCACCGGCGGTTGTACGACCGGCAGCTGCAGCGCGAACGGCGCAAGGTGCTCGGTTTGCTGGCCGCCGACGAGGGCGGCGGGGCGCACCGCCTGGAGATCCTGCGTTCGCTCACCCGGATGCGGCAGCTGTCCCTCGACCCGTCCCTGGTCGACGGGGTGATCCCGCCGGACACGCGGACGCCACCGCGGTCGGCCAAGCTCGACCGGCTGGTCGAGCACGTCACCGAGATCGCCGCCGGCGGGCATCGGACGCTGGTGTTCAGCCAGTTCACGAGCTTCCTCGACCGCGCGCAGGCCGAACTGGAACAGGCCGGCATCGAGTGCTGCCGGCTGGACGGCTCGACCCGCGACCGCCCGGCGGTCATCGAACGGTTCCGGACCGGGACCGCGCCCGTCTTCCTCATCAGCCTCAAGGCCGGTGGTTTCGGGCTGAACCTGGTCGAGGCCGACTACTGCATCCTGCTCGACCCGTGGTGGAACCCGGCCGCGGAGAACCAGGCCGTCGACCGCGCCCACCGCATCGGCCAGCAGCGCACCGTCGTCGTCTACCGGTACGTCTCGGCCGACACCGTCGAGGAGAAGGTCATGGCGCTCAAGGCGGGCAAGGCCGCCCTGTTCGACGCGGTCCTCGGTCCGGCCGGCGGCGGCGTGGCGGGCGCCGATCTGCGGGCCGACGGCGACCCCCACCTGTCCGCTGCCGACATCCGCGCCCTGCTCAGCTGA
- a CDS encoding nucleotidyl transferase AbiEii/AbiGii toxin family protein translates to MSPGDEAFRRIQSAARSAAAKTGVATPTQEYLIRHTLESFLDRLSRTAHADDFVLKGGILLAAYGVRRPTKDADANAIGADVTAGHLIDVVHDLVAVETDDGVVFDLDSVSVQEIREHAAYPGLRVRLGVSIGPWKGAAAWDVSTGDPIVPAPRKVRIDRIVGDPFVLLGYASETTIAEKGVTILERGITSTTWRDYVDIVQLARQGIDADELLRSAQAVARYRNVSLERIAPHVAGYGQIGQAKWAAWRRKERLEAVCEADLDQQMALVASYLDPVFSHGDAVPRR, encoded by the coding sequence ATGAGCCCAGGCGATGAGGCGTTCCGCCGCATCCAGTCCGCGGCACGGTCGGCAGCGGCGAAGACCGGAGTCGCTACGCCGACGCAGGAGTATTTGATCCGGCACACGCTGGAGTCGTTCCTGGATCGTCTCTCTCGCACGGCGCATGCCGATGACTTCGTGCTCAAAGGCGGGATTCTGCTGGCCGCTTACGGGGTGCGGCGCCCGACGAAGGACGCCGATGCGAACGCCATCGGAGCAGACGTCACCGCCGGTCACCTCATCGACGTCGTCCATGACCTCGTCGCGGTCGAGACCGATGACGGGGTGGTGTTTGATCTCGACTCGGTCAGTGTGCAAGAGATCCGCGAGCACGCCGCCTACCCTGGACTCCGGGTCCGGCTCGGTGTGTCGATCGGGCCGTGGAAGGGCGCGGCCGCGTGGGATGTCTCCACCGGAGATCCGATCGTGCCCGCCCCCCGCAAGGTGCGCATCGATCGCATCGTGGGCGACCCGTTCGTGCTGCTCGGGTACGCGTCCGAGACCACGATCGCCGAGAAGGGCGTCACCATCCTGGAGCGGGGCATCACCAGCACGACGTGGCGCGACTACGTCGACATCGTCCAGCTTGCCCGGCAAGGAATCGATGCTGACGAGCTGCTCCGCTCTGCGCAAGCCGTGGCCCGCTACCGCAACGTTTCCCTCGAACGCATCGCACCGCACGTTGCCGGCTACGGACAGATCGGCCAGGCCAAGTGGGCTGCCTGGCGTCGCAAGGAGCGACTGGAAGCGGTGTGCGAAGCGGACCTCGACCAGCAGATGGCGCTGGTGGCCTCGTACCTGGATCCCGTGTTCAGCCACGGTGACGCCGTGCCTCGCAGATAG